A single genomic interval of Vicia villosa cultivar HV-30 ecotype Madison, WI unplaced genomic scaffold, Vvil1.0 ctg.000060F_1_1, whole genome shotgun sequence harbors:
- the LOC131623349 gene encoding beta-fructofuranosidase, cell wall isozyme-like, translated as MTILSTIWLLPLFTFIYVNGVLPIEATHHVHRELQSLSSDEYSTNQPYRTGYHFQPPKNWINDPNGPLLYKGVYHLFYQYNPKGAQWGNIVWAHSISTDLINWTPLDSAIFPSQPSDINGCWSGSTTILHGNKPAILYTGINKLNHQVQNLAYPKDFSDSFLREWIKSPQNPLMEPTNENKINSSSFRDPTTGWLGKDGKWRVLVGSKRRTRGIAILYKSKDFVEWKKSKHPLHSAKGTGMWECPDFFPVLKNGIKGVDTSLSDDSVRHVLKVSLDDKKHDYYLIGSYDEDKDRFVPDRGFEEVEIEEVFRYDYGKYYASKTFFDYGKNRRVLLGWVNESSSVADDIKKGWSGIHTIPRTIWLHESGKQLVQWPVVEIEKLRVNHVNLPTKLLKGAELLQINGVTASQADVEISFEVNKNNIREAEVLEKWTDPQILCSQKGTSVKSGLGPFGLLVFASKGLQEFTSVFFRIFRFQNKNLVLFCSDQSRSSLNKDNDLTSYGTFIDVDVLHEKLSLRTLIDHSVVESFGGEGRACITARVYPTLAINDKALIYAFNNGTTDIKITSLNAWSMKKAQLNGKL; from the exons ATGACTATACTCTCTACAATTTGGCTATTACCTCTCTTTACTTTCATTTATGTTAATGGTGTTCTTCCTATTGAAGCTACTCACCATGTTCATAGAGAACTTCAAAGTTTATCTTCTGATGAGTATTCTACAAATCAACCTTATAGAACTGGTTATCATTTTCAACCTCCAAAGAATTGGATAAATG ATCCTAATG gtCCATTGCTTTACAAAGGAGTTTATCATTTATTCTATCAATACAACCCTAAAGGTGCACAATGGGGGAATATAGTATGGGCACATTCCATTTCAACTGATCTTATTAACTGGACCCCACTAGATTCAGCCATCTTTCCATCTCAGCCGTCGGATATAAACGGTTGTTGGTCAGGATCAACCACAATCCTTCATGGTAACAAACCAGCAATACTATACACTGGAATCAACAAACTGAACCACCAAGTTCAAAATTTAGCATACCCTAAAGATTTCTCTGACAGTTTTCTTAGGGAATGGATTAAGTCACCACAAAATCCATTAATGGAACCAACTAATGagaataaaatcaattctagTTCGTTCAGAGATCCGACTACTGGTTGGTTAGGAAAAGATGGAAAATGGAGGGTTCTTGTTGGaagcaaaagaagaacaagagggaTTGCAATTTTGTATAAGAGTAAAGATTTTGTTGAATGGAAAAAATCTAAGCACCCTTTGCATTCAGCTAAGGGTACAGGAATGTGGGAGTGTCCTGATTTTTTTCCGGTGTTGAAAAATGGGATTAAGGGAGTTGATACGTCGTTGAGTGATGATTCTGTTAGACATGTTCTTAAGGTTAGCTTGGATGACAAGAAAcatgattattatttaattggGAGTTATGATGAGGACAAAGACAGGTTTGTCCCTGATAGAGGTTTTGAAGAGGTGGAGATTGAGGAGGTTTTTAGATATGATTATGGGAAATATTATGCTTCGAAAACTTTCTTTGATTATGGGAAGAATAGAAGGGTTTTGCTTGGTTGGGTTAATGAATCTTCAAGTGTTGCTGATGATATCAAGAAAGGATGGTCTGGAATTCAT ACAATTCCAAGGACTATTTGGTTACATGAGTCAGGAAAACAGTTGGTACAGTGGCCAGTTGTAGAAATTGAGAAGCTGCGAGTAAATCATGTCAACTTGCCCACCAAACTTCTCAAGGGAGCTGAACTTCTGCAAATTAATGGTGTCACAGCATCACAA GCTGATGTTGAAATATCATTTGAAGTGAATAAGAATAACATTAGAGAGGCTGAAGTTTTGGAGAAATGGACAGACCCTCAAATTCTGTGTAGCCAAAAGGGTACATCAGTAAAAAGTGGTTTAGGACCTTTTGGTTTGTTAGTTTTTGCTTCAAAGGGGTTACAAGAGTTCACATCAGTGTTCTTTAGAATATTCAGATTCCAAAACAAAAACTTGGTCCTCTTTTGTAGTGACCAAAGCAG gTCATCTTTGAATAAAGATAATGATTTGACTAGTTACGGGACTTTTATAGACGTGGATGTTCTTCATGAGAAGCTGTCATTGAGAACTTTG ATTGATCACTCTGTGGTAGAGAGTTTTGGTGGAGAAGGAAGGGCATGCATTACAGCTAGAGTTTATCCAACATTGGCTATCAATGATAAGGCACTTATTTATGCTTTCAATAATGGAACTACTGACATCAAGATCACAAGTTTGAATGCTTGGAGCATGAAGAAAGCACAGTTAAATGGAAAATTATAA
- the LOC131623350 gene encoding protein MAIN-LIKE 2-like: protein MELNEDPGPIDSYVLYDQDNHVSSAVWDGQERGVLRCHEHTSMLDQWKLTPKQIKLVEKAGFGYLRLLPAMNLDNALIAALVERWRRETNTFHLTVGELTITLEDVALLLGLAIDGEPVIGPISAPSAVCEKLLGRVPEDLNGGMVKLTWLKEFFSECPEDALLEETERCTRAYLLYLVGSTIFSTTTGNKVPVMYLSMLENFDEAGKFAWGAGALAFLYRSLGNASLKSQSTVSGCLTLVQCWSYSRLNVGQPKFNQDHPDSNCFPFVLKWKGKGCCRTKCNVASYRKAFDSLNPCDVQWLPYRDMDYAAIPEYIQTSLVLRASRTMLLCFDKAERHLPDRCLRQFGMHQTIPKDVERWERKSRIVDHGADLMGKMDTALKEWSERWLHIVEGGNILDEEEYVQWYQKITRKYIGRVTSSVESEYQRAVTAMREIANLADIFSTEGLDSYNKGLIDEVKNIAHKCLTEPFEEIPKEKVTKKGSRKRKQKDHLSTEYE from the exons ATGGAGCTCAATGAAGATCCTGGACCAATTGATAGTTATGTACTTTATGATCAAGATAACCATGTTTCTTCTGCAGTTTGGGATGGACAG GAGCGCGGTGTTCTTAGATGCCATGAACACACTTCAATGCTTGATCAGTGGAAGCTCACACCTAAACAGATTAAGTTGGTTGAGAAGGCTGGTTTCGGTTACCTACGATTACTTCCTGCTATGAATCTTGACAATGCACTGATAGCTGCTTTGGTTGAGAGGTGGAGGAGAGAAACAAATACTTTTCACTTAACCGTTGGAGAATTAACAATAACCCTGGAAGATGTAGCGTTGTTACTTGGTTTGGCTATTGATGGAGAACCTGTGATAGGACCAATAAGTGCACCAAGTGCAGTTTGTGAGAAACTACTTGGTAGAGTACCAGAGGATTTGAATGGTGGAATGGTGAAGCTTACTTGGCTGAAGGAATTCTTTTCCGAGTGTCCTGAAGATGCATTACTGGAGGAAACTGAGCGTTGTACCCGTGCTTACCTTCTATATCTAGTAGGCAGTACGATATTTTCTACAACAACTGGGAACAAAGTCCCTGTTATGTACCTTTCTATGCTTGAAAACTTTGACGAAGCTGGGAAGTTTGCTTGGGGTGCAGGAGCATTGGCGTTTTTATATCGATCACTCGGCAATGCTTCCCTTAAATCTCAAAGCACAGTTAGTGGCTGTTTAACTCTAGTACAG TGTTGGAGTTATTCCCGCCTCAATGTGGGACAGCCTAAGTTTAACCAAGACCACCCTGACAGTAATTGCTTTCCCTTTGTGCTTAAATGGAAAGGGAAAGGCTGTTGTAGGACGAAATGTAATGTAGCTTCCTACCGAAAGGCTTTTGATTCTCTTAATCCTTGTGAT GTCCAGTGGCTTCCTTACAGGGATATGGACTATGCAGCCATACCAGAATATATACAAACTAGTTTGGTTTTACGGGCATCTAGAACTATGCTGTTGTGTTTTGACAAGGCGGAAAGGCACCTTCCCGATCGCTGCTTAAGGCAATTTGGCATGCATCAAACCATCCCAAAAGATGTGGAACGGTGGGAGAGGAAGAGCCGTATAGTGGATCATGGGGCAGATTTGATGGGAAAAATGGACACGGCTCTCAAAGAATGGTCAGAGCGTTGGCTTCATATTGTTGAAGGCGGCAACATTTTAGACGAGGAGGAGTACGTACAGTGGTACCAGAAAATAACTCGAAAATACATCGGGAGAGTTACATCATCTGTAGAGTCCGAGTATCAGAGAGCA GTTACTGCTATGAGGGAAATTGCGAATCTTGCTgatatattctcaacagaagggTTGGATTCTTATAATAAAGGCTTAATTGATGAAGTGAAAAATATTGCCCATAAGTGTTTAACAGAACCATTCGAAGAAATACCAAAGGAGAAAGTGACTAAGAAGGGTAGTAGGAAACGTAAGCAAAAGGATCATCTGAGTACGGAGTATGAATAA